One Pieris rapae chromosome 7, ilPieRapa1.1, whole genome shotgun sequence genomic window carries:
- the LOC110996971 gene encoding membrane alanyl aminopeptidase, translating to MATLFLVLSLALAAVAIPPPPTSRNTIFIDEELEGQIFEVKSDVISDLAIRNPSQYRLPTTTRPMHYDVLWIVDIDQLTYAGTVDITLAATEANVQEIVLHSKDLNITSLTLRQGNTVLVQGLQNMAFDLDLELLKIRTGAALEYNATNPVEYTLRLSFGAELRKDMAGIYRSWYRNSYNESVRWMATTQFQPTSGRTAFPCYDEPSFKATFSIRIRRPSGFKSWSCTRQETTIVNVTTGYDEDVYTITPTMSTYLIALIVAEYDTNKTPEEGPLKYEVIARPGAMGKNQSDYAFDVGQRLLAAMSEHTAFDFFSQSPNLKMTQASIPDFSAGAMENWGLLTYREAYLMYDPEQTHDQAKQIIAYILSHEIAHMWFGNLVTCNWWGDTWLNEGFARYYQYYLTHWVETDMGFNIRFVVEQLHTSMLADSADNHPLSNPNVGSPGDISDMFSTISYNKGAAIIRMTEHLLGTDVHTQGLRVYLKNNSYKTVVPSDLSQTLHNAAVEAGAISEYGSNFSVVEYYKTWHDQPGVPVIYVDVNHKTGDMTITQRRFDINTGYARVNYNWQIPISFTTASNPNSTNTKPSHVLTSTVTVVNRGTTGDEWVIFNKQQTGYYRVNYDEYTWNLIIVALRGPDRTKIHEHNRAQIVDDVLQFARSGLMTYTRAFNILSFLQYEKDYAPWLAAMTGFTWIRNRLVGSPLLGRLERQIIQWATPLMNDLGYTPVSGETFMDSYLRRQIAPVMCNMGVEACRTSATTQFRRLIDYGDEVAVNNRNWVYCNGLRASNNYNDYATMWKRFIEHNVYTEKIVLLQTLGCTPLERALNELLTSLVKDNYEIREQDYSTTFNTALTGNEGNTQIVLNFIKNNLADVANAFGSVSSPLRSVAARLRSTEQITEFQLWLNQTQTELGDAYTNIYRAAESARNSLTFADQIQGDLDNYLTNGDDNIGPSTPPPDPIIDPSTVPRPDVTPPPTPDLPGSAMTAAVSIIVVAFAAITNIIL from the exons TTCATTGACGAAGAACTTGAGGGACAAATCTTTGAAGTCAAATCTGATGTTATTAGTGACCTTGCCATCAGAAACCCTTCCCAGTACAGACTTCCCACTACCACCAGACCTATGCATTATGACGTACTTTGGATTGTTGACATAGATCAGCTGACATATGCTGGCACAGTGGATATAACACTTGCTGCCACTGAAGCGAATGTTCAGGAAATTGTATTGCATTCTAAGGATTTAAACATAACTTCTTTAACCCTTCGGCAAGGAAATACTGTATTAGTACAAGGACTCCAAAATATGGCGTTTGATTTAGATCTGGAACTTTTGAAAATTCGAACCGGTGCAGCTTTAGAGTACAATGCAACTAACCCTGTTGAATATACACTGAGATTAAGCTTTGGAGCTGAGTTAAGAAAAGATATGGCTGGAATTTACAGGAGTTGGTACCGAAATTCTTATAATGAATCCGTACG CTGGATGGCAACTACACAATTCCAGCCGACAAGTGGTCGTACCGCCTTCCCCTGTTACGATGAACCATCATTTAAAGCGACCTTCAGTATTCGCATTCGCCGACCCAGTGGATTCAAGAGTTGGTCCTGTACCCGCCAAGAAACTACCATCGTAAATGTAACTAC cGGCTATGATGAAGATGTCTACACTATTACACCGACTATGTCAACATATCTAATAGCACTCATTGTTGCTGAAtatgatacaaataaaacacccGAGGAGGGTCCATTGAAATACGAAGTGATTGCTCGACCTGGGGCAATGGGTAAAAATCAAAGTGACTATGCGTTTGACGTGGGGCAGAGGTTGTTAGCCGCTATGAGCGAACACACGGCTTTTGATTTCTTTAGCCAATCACCAAACCTTAAAATGACGCAAGCTTCCATTCCGGATTTCTCAGCAGGAGCTATGGAAAACTGGGGTTTGCTCACATACAG AGAGGCCTACCTAATGTACGACCCAGAGCAAACTCACGACCAAGCCAAGCAAATAATCGCGTATATTCTATCGCACGAGATAGCCCATATGTGGTTTGGTAACTTAGTTACTTGTAACTGGTGGGGTGACACCTGGCTAAATGAGGGTTTCGCTAGATACTACCAATATTATCTTACACATTGG GTTGAAACTGACATGGGTTTTAACATACGTTTCGTAGTAGAACAACTGCATACATCTATGCTAGCGGATTCAGCAGACAATCATCCTCTCTCCAACCCAAATGTTGGTAGCCCTGGTGATATAAGTGACATGTTCTCCACGATTTCGTACAACAAGGGAGCAGCAATTATCAGAATGACGGAACATTTGCTCGGCACTGACGTACACACACAAGGCTTAcgagtttatttaaagaacaa CTCCTACAAAACTGTCGTACCAAGTGACTTGTCTCAAACGTTGCACAATGCTGCAGTGGAAGCGGGTGCCATTTCTGAATATGGCAGCAACTTCTCGGTTGTTGAGTACTATAAGACATGGCATGACCAACCAGGAGTACCAGTCATCTATGTCGATGTTAACCATAAAACTGGTGACATGACTATTACACAg CGTCGTTTCGATATAAACACGGGTTACGCAAGAGTTAATTATAACTGGCAAATACCAATTTCGTTCACTACAGCCAGTAATCCAAACTCTACGAACACAAAGCCTTCTCACGTGTTGACCTCAACAGTAACTGTTGTGAACCGTGGCACTACGGGTGACGAATgggttatatttaataaacaacaaacag GTTACTACAGAGTAAACTACGACGAATACACATGGAACTTGATTATCGTAGCACTAAGAGGTCCTGACAGAACCAAAATACATGAACATAATCGGGCCCAA ATTGTAGACGATGTTCTTCAATTCGCGCGATCAGGACTTATGACTTACACACGAGCTTTCAACATCCTGTCTTTCCTTCAATATGAGAAGGACTATGCCCCGTGGTTGGCCGCCATGACTGGTTTCACATGGATAAGAAACAGACTAGTTGGTAGCCCTCTGTTAGGGAGATTAGAG agacaaataatacaatgggCTACGCCACTTATGAACGATTTGGGATACACGCCAGTCTCTGGTGAAACCTTCATGGACTCTTACTTGAGACGTCAAATTGCCCCCGTGATGTGTAATATGGGCGTTGAAGCTTGTCGTACATCAGCAACTACACAATTTAGGCGGCTTATCGACTATGGAGACGA AGTAGCAGTAAACAATCGTAACTGGGTGTACTGTAATGGACTCCGTGCTAGTAATAACTATAATGATTATGCAACGATGTGGAAGAGATTCATAGAACACAACGTTTACACTGAGAAAATTGTATTGCTCCAAACCCTTGGATGCACGCCGCTGGAAAGAGCACTGAATGA GTTGCTTACTTCGCTTGTAAaagataattatgaaattcgCGAACAAGACTACTCTACAACATTCAACACAGCTCTTACTGGGAATGAAGGAAATACTCAGATTGTgctaaatttcattaaaaataatttagcagaTGTTGCGAATGC ttttggtTCTGTATCGTCTCCGTTACGAAGCGTTGCTGCGAGACTTAGATCAACAGAACAAATTACTGAG tttcaaCTATGGCTAAATCAAACACAAACTGAATTGGGTGACGCCTACACAAACATCTATAGAGCGGCAGAATCTGCCCGCAATAGTTTAACCTTCGCAGACCAGATTCAAGGTGACCTTGATAACTACTTGACAAATGGTGATGATAATATTGGGCCTTCTACCCCACCACCAGACCCCATTATCGATCCCTCAACTGTTCCAAGACCAGATGTCACCCCTCCACCGACACCAGATTTGCCCGGATCAGCTATGACAGCAGCGGTATCGATCATCGTTGTTGCATTTGCTGCAATCACTAATATAATTCTATAG